One Bacillota bacterium DNA segment encodes these proteins:
- a CDS encoding chemotaxis response regulator protein-glutamate methylesterase: MPIRVLVVDDSFFSRKRLIDMLSSDPQIAVIDTAQDGFEAIKKVIELQPDVVTLDIEMARMDGLTALNHIMKECPTPVIMVSTLTEEGSAATAQALLEGALDFIHKPTDLTSISKIQDELIAKVKVAAKARLKKKTAKGESGDIRQEQASKIATTSDKIVMIGTSTGGPRALIEVLPRLPKNFPWPIAVVQHMPPGPFIKSIAQRLNTESNIRVAEAQDGDHLVPGTALMAPGGYHMLIEKGGIVRLSHGPTVNSVRPSVDVLMNSGTAVYGHNCIGVILTGMGRDGADGMAQIKRRGGHTIAEHESTCVVYGMPKVVIDEGNADVIAPLERIPQELMNMIEGKSSYAKLCG, translated from the coding sequence TTGCCTATTAGAGTTCTTGTCGTCGATGACTCGTTTTTCAGCCGCAAACGCTTAATCGATATGCTATCTTCTGACCCTCAGATAGCTGTTATAGACACTGCCCAGGATGGCTTTGAGGCCATTAAAAAAGTAATCGAGCTTCAGCCTGATGTAGTCACGCTGGATATCGAAATGGCCAGGATGGACGGTCTTACCGCTTTAAACCATATAATGAAAGAATGTCCCACTCCGGTTATTATGGTAAGCACCCTAACGGAGGAGGGTTCGGCCGCAACCGCTCAAGCTCTGCTTGAGGGTGCGCTAGACTTTATTCATAAGCCTACCGATTTGACCAGCATAAGTAAGATACAAGATGAACTTATAGCTAAGGTTAAGGTGGCGGCTAAAGCCCGTCTTAAGAAAAAAACCGCTAAAGGCGAAAGCGGCGATATAAGACAGGAACAAGCCTCCAAGATTGCCACGACGAGCGATAAAATCGTGATGATAGGTACGTCTACTGGGGGTCCCAGGGCCCTCATAGAAGTTCTGCCAAGGCTTCCCAAGAACTTTCCGTGGCCGATTGCGGTTGTGCAGCACATGCCGCCCGGCCCATTCATCAAATCTATTGCCCAAAGGCTTAATACTGAATCGAATATACGGGTTGCAGAAGCCCAGGACGGCGACCATCTGGTTCCTGGGACGGCGCTGATGGCTCCCGGAGGATACCACATGCTGATCGAGAAAGGCGGTATTGTAAGGCTCAGCCATGGACCGACCGTTAACTCAGTTAGGCCATCTGTCGATGTGCTTATGAATTCAGGCACTGCTGTTTACGGCCATAATTGTATTGGGGTTATTCTTACCGGGATGGGCCGAGATGGCGCTGACGGTATGGCACAGATTAAAAGAAGAGGTGGGCATACAATTGCAGAGCATGAGTCAACCTGTGTCGTCTATGGCATGCCTAAAGTAGTAATTGATGAGGGAAATGCGGATGTGATCGCCCCATTGGAGCGTATTCCGCAAGAGTTAATGAACATGATCGAGGGGAAGAGCAGCTATGCCAAGCTATGTGGATAG
- a CDS encoding protein-glutamate O-methyltransferase CheR, with translation MPSYVDSPEYRYFVAKVKDLTGIDLGNYKPWQIQRRLAFIMGQAGSTDYREYADMLASDEAKLTAFVNWVTINVSEFYRDVAKFKELEEKILPALLEKSAKLKIWSAGCSNGAEPYTLALILESLTPGVEHKIIGTDLDSRILKVARDGRYLERDVRNVPKPLFQRFFTKDGEKFVISEDIRRRVEFRRHDLLRDPYEDGFDLILCRNVVIYFTNEAKDSIYRRFWASLKDEGVLFVGGSESILNARELGFKVTSPFFYVKISEVGGLDVKKAG, from the coding sequence ATGCCAAGCTATGTGGATAGTCCTGAGTATCGCTATTTCGTAGCTAAGGTAAAGGACCTTACAGGTATCGATCTCGGCAACTACAAGCCCTGGCAGATACAGCGCAGGCTTGCCTTTATCATGGGTCAGGCTGGCTCCACTGATTACAGGGAATATGCAGACATGCTGGCTTCCGATGAGGCCAAACTGACAGCCTTTGTAAACTGGGTAACTATCAACGTCTCCGAGTTCTACCGAGATGTCGCAAAATTTAAGGAGCTTGAGGAAAAGATATTGCCGGCTCTTCTGGAAAAGAGCGCCAAGCTAAAAATATGGAGTGCAGGCTGCTCAAACGGGGCAGAGCCCTATACCCTTGCGCTGATTCTTGAGAGCCTAACCCCCGGTGTCGAGCACAAGATCATCGGTACCGATTTAGACAGCCGCATTTTAAAGGTAGCCCGTGACGGTCGGTATCTGGAAAGGGACGTTCGAAACGTACCTAAACCGCTCTTTCAGCGCTTTTTTACTAAAGATGGTGAGAAATTTGTGATAAGTGAAGATATAAGGCGCAGAGTCGAATTTAGAAGGCACGATCTTTTGAGAGACCCCTATGAAGATGGTTTTGATCTAATACTATGTAGAAATGTGGTCATCTACTTTACCAACGAGGCAAAAGATTCGATTTATAGAAGGTTTTGGGCCTCGTTGAAAGATGAAGGGGTCCTCTTCGTGGGTGGTTCAGAAAGTATTTTAAATGCAAGAGAGCTTGGCTTTAAAGTAACAAGCCCATTCTTCTACGTTAAGATTTCTGAAGTTGGAGGATTAGATGTCAAAAAAGCTGGTTAA
- a CDS encoding chemotaxis protein CheD: MPETFNVGIGELKVSKDKESIIVTRGLGSCVAVCLYDSKLKIAGMAHIMLPQDNGRGDSMSARFADTGIPRLLEAMTKEGASPENIVAKIVGGARMFQMPGGNSLLEIGERNVTAVKDVLESLKLKLVAADTGKDYGRTAELSVATGELLVKAIGHNTIVL, translated from the coding sequence GTGCCTGAGACATTCAACGTGGGGATTGGCGAATTAAAGGTATCGAAAGATAAAGAGAGCATAATTGTTACAAGAGGACTTGGTTCTTGCGTAGCTGTTTGCTTATACGATAGTAAGCTAAAGATTGCAGGTATGGCCCATATTATGTTGCCCCAGGATAACGGGAGGGGAGATTCAATGAGCGCAAGATTTGCAGATACCGGCATACCGAGATTACTGGAAGCAATGACTAAAGAAGGGGCCAGTCCTGAGAACATAGTTGCAAAAATAGTTGGTGGCGCACGCATGTTTCAGATGCCGGGCGGTAACAGTCTACTAGAAATAGGAGAACGCAACGTCACGGCGGTCAAAGATGTTCTTGAATCTCTTAAGTTGAAGCTCGTTGCTGCCGATACAGGTAAAGATTACGGTAGAACCGCCGAATTGTCTGTCGCAACCGGAGAACTTCTAGTAAAAGCGATTGGCCACAACACGATTGTTTTATAG
- a CDS encoding chemotaxis protein CheX, producing the protein MAQINGGLSPKQKELLERIIKLSTDSSAVALSEMTNRSIFLQSPRLDVISLDAITNIAGGAESTAISACLTFSGEISGNMLLLFPSTSAFKLINQVLREDGEGIEELNEMATSVLGEVGNLVSSYFLSTLSDYVGMDLRPSSPMVVQDMIGAIVSSAILMLERAPEEILYIETDIANESSKIEGYLMLFTDEDSLSKLLYSIEAR; encoded by the coding sequence GTGGCGCAAATAAATGGTGGCTTATCACCAAAACAGAAAGAGCTTCTCGAGCGGATCATTAAACTCAGCACCGATAGTTCAGCAGTCGCCCTATCTGAAATGACAAACCGGTCCATCTTTCTGCAGTCACCAAGGCTTGATGTCATCTCTCTTGATGCGATAACAAATATCGCAGGAGGCGCCGAGTCTACCGCTATCAGCGCTTGTTTGACGTTTTCTGGCGAGATTAGCGGAAATATGCTTTTGCTGTTTCCCAGCACCAGCGCATTTAAGCTCATCAATCAGGTATTGCGAGAAGATGGCGAAGGCATTGAAGAGCTAAATGAGATGGCAACCTCAGTTTTGGGAGAGGTAGGTAATTTAGTCAGCTCATACTTCTTAAGCACACTTTCAGACTACGTCGGGATGGACCTGCGTCCATCATCACCGATGGTTGTTCAGGACATGATAGGAGCTATTGTGAGCTCGGCAATTTTAATGCTTGAGAGAGCACCTGAAGAGATTCTCTATATCGAGACAGATATTGCAAACGAAAGTAGCAAGATCGAAGGGTATTTGATGCTATTTACCGATGAAGACTCACTAAGTAAGCTCCTGTACTCAATAGAAGCGAGGTAA
- a CDS encoding response regulator: MGKGVLVVDDAAFMRMKIVKLLTDNGYSIVGEAGNGEEAVSKYQQLKPDLVIMDITMPVMDGITAITEIKKVDDSAKIIVCSAMGQQNMVIQAIKSGAKDYVLKPFQPDRVLEAVKKQIG; this comes from the coding sequence ATGGGCAAGGGTGTCCTAGTAGTTGATGACGCCGCATTTATGCGGATGAAAATTGTAAAGCTTCTAACAGACAACGGCTATAGCATTGTCGGAGAAGCAGGAAACGGCGAAGAGGCTGTATCTAAATATCAGCAACTCAAACCGGACCTTGTAATCATGGATATTACCATGCCGGTTATGGATGGTATTACAGCTATAACCGAGATTAAAAAAGTCGACGATAGCGCTAAAATAATCGTCTGCAGTGCTATGGGTCAGCAAAATATGGTTATCCAGGCGATCAAATCCGGCGCAAAAGACTATGTGCTAAAGCCGTTCCAACCCGACAGGGTTCTTGAGGCAGTCAAAAAGCAAATAGGGTAA